CTGCAAAACAAGAGATCCGACTTCATCGGTTCATCCCAACAATAGGGTTGTCTGTGCTATAGCTAATAGGGTCAAGCATGTCGAGATTCCAACACCTCATCGGATGTTAGCTAGAGGGTATCAATCTTTTGCCAAGCCATCAGGTGTAGGACATGATGCTCTACACGGGGCTTCGGTGTATACCAATTTATCTATGCACAGGTGAGTTATCGAACTCTTCATGTTAATGCTGGCACAAACAATCTGGCAGAGGGTTCTCATAGAATGCTTCTTCGGACCGAAACCTTTCCACACCCCTCGTGCCAGGAATGGGACCTTTCCTTTTGCGGGGAGAACCTTGCCTGTCGTCAAAAAATGATAGTTTAGGTAACACCATATTGAAGAAAACAGAAACATAATGTTCACACTGTCACCTACCGTCTCTTATGAATCTCTACAATAATATTTGATAACTTCTTCCCCTCTTTGAGAGATCCTCGATTGATCTTATCAAACAGCTGAACAAGATCCTTTCTGCATGCAAGGTAGACAAAAGGTTCCATAAACTCGAAAGCCTTTCATGGATAAGGAGGGGAACACTCGCACATACCCTAATATTACCTGTTAGGATTAATTGTTTTCCTGTGGCCAAGGAAGCGGCGGTGACCCTCAACTGCCCTTGCCATATTCCCTAAATATGAGGGGACAAATACGTCGCTTTCCACCGATACAATGTAGTCAAGTGCGGCCATTTGTGAGGCATAATCTTTGAAAGGTTCAAGCTCTTCTGCAGATGCCAATTTCTCCTGCAACAAAGTTTGTAATTTAAGACCAAATCAGAAGATCAGGTCATGCCGATAGGGCTTCAGAGTTAAGACAATACTGAACAACATGCCATGTTCCTCATGGCCCAGCATTGCAAAGACAGACAAGCAAGAGAGATGCATGTGGCACTTTATGAAAATGATAATCTAACAGCACCGCATTGTTTAGTCACTATAACAATACTGATTAGTAGTATTGCATTTTTGTGGAATCTCAGATCCAAACTTCAGGTAGATTAACTTTAACATTCTCTACATTGTCTAACCTAGGATTTTGAGGACACCTACTGTGTTAGCCAAATGGAGATTTAGACAGAAACATCACGGTTGTATTTAGAACATACACATCTCTACAAATATAAGAGTTGGTGGCATATCCACCAAATGTGGTTCTTGACTCTTTTATTAATTGATGGCTGTACAATCTAATAGTCAAACATGATAGATGTCTTAATCTAACTCAGATATATAGCCAAATGATTTCCTTCCATCAAAATTTAACAAGATAAAATAATATGGTAGAGAAGTTAATAACAAATTTTTAGAGGGCTGAGTAGTTCCTAATTTTCTTCTATAAGAGAATAAGGATGATGAGTTCAAATATTCACTTCATAACTGATATTGGAGGGATCTAAATAACTTTACAAATGGAGAGGAAGTAGAGAATTGAGACCTTTATGTTTAACCACCTTTTTGTTTGGTCAGTCTAATTCAGGCAAGTAGGAAGTACCACCAAAGTGCAGCTCTAATGGTTATTGACAATCCATAAATTCAATTTATATTCATCTGTGATGACTAGTTTTGAATAAAGCAGACGTAAGTTACAGGTGCAACTTCCATAATTGCCAATGTTAGCAGGAAATTGAAATATTATTGTTTGTGTGTTTGTGGAAGAAGGGTAGAAAGGAACAGTGTACTAGTACAAAATATGTCCACCATAGGAAAAGGTTCCTGAACATAAAAGAGTTTAAACCAAAGCAAGTCTCATAATAAGCTACCTCTTGAATTTTGCGAAGCCATGCATTTCATACCTTGCTTAATAAAATGGGAAAGCGAGATTCTAGATCAGACAAATGAGAGCCGCCTCCATATATCGCCCCTGCTGCAACATATATTGGAGTATTCGATGGATAtccaagagaagaaagaaagattccAACCTCCTTTGGGGTCAATGGACAATACCCTTTGGCCCTTTGTTCTTGGGGATCAATTTCTTTAACCTTCCAGTGTGAAATGTTCTCTCTGAAGAAAGAAGAAACATGTTTAATGGAATAAAACAAACATTCGACTTCTACCCAGAATCCAGAACTGGTATTTTGTAAAATACCTAATTCTTGCCAATTCATCAGATTCAACCGAAGACAAGCCATATGTGCACCCACTAAAAGCAAGCATGTCCTTTTCATAACGCAAGTGCAAAGCAATATATCGACCGTAAGACCTCATTCTCTCCACCAATAACTACAgattaagaagaagaaaaaatcatGGTTGTAGGACAAAAATTAATTAGCAGCAAACAGGTAGTATAAAAGACATACTTTTCCTAGTGCCTCAATCCGTGGAGCAAATCTGAGAGCCTCATAAAAAGCACGGCAACGAAGTTTTTGAATGTCAGGAGGAAGGTTATTGTTTGCAAGACGTGAATCTGACTTGGCAGCTTTGATAACCTTCCAAGAGAAGATCTAGATTAGAAATATTATCACTTATGACTATTGTATATTAGTAGAAGGATCCGAGATGAACTTCAAGATACCAGCAAATTTACCTGATATTTATCCCACACGTGTGATATCTCATCTTGATAGTAATCTAGTCCTGACCAGCTTCGAAAATGTATTACTGCTTTTGCAGCTGTCATCAGTTCTTTTGGTAGTTTCTTTACAACTTCGACATCATCGGCCAAGGTGTGGATGAAATGTTCTTCATCAAAAACGTCAGAGAAGTTGCTGGCCATAAACATGAAAAGCATCAGAGGCACCTAAGCATATGCAAATTCACCTATATGAACTGAATTAAATAGCAGTACTTTATCACTGTATTAGAAACATAACAAAGACTAGTTTGGAACCTACCACATGACAGTGACTTCTAGTTATATGCTTATAGTAGCTTTAGGAACATGTATGAGAGACAGTTCTTAGCACAAACACATGTGGATGATTTTTACCAACAACATCTATGTAATTCAAGTGCTTCTACTACATAATaaaaaacaaacaagaaaaaactCGTACCTAGAATCTTGCCAAAACGATCTTTTATCAAGTTGAGGAATAACAAGTGTGGCATTAATCAATCGTGCAACGGCTACCATGTCGCATATCTGCCATTCATAACGACAATACTCATGAGGTTTCAGCCagtaatatattaaataaataaaaaccatAAAGGATAGACATCATAAGTTTTACACGATGCAAAATAGCTTTCTGTAAACACAACAGGTAGCTGTGTAAGCTatagataatattattaattaaggaATAGGATACACAACCAAGAATCTCATTTGATGCATTTGAAAAAGAAAGAAGTGGCAAACAAAATTAACTAAAGGTCCATCAATCATGACCTGATTGCCTGTAAAACATCAGTAACAAATTTAGCACAAAAACTTACTATGTTCAATCAAATTATTTAGAGGCCGTAAAAAAAAAAACGTAGCCAACATGGAGGTAATGGTATCGATGACATGAATGAAGGTACACATATCAGTTTCTGGGTTAGTTGATGTAATTGGGATACGGAACCAGAACTCATAGTTTATTAGATGGGTTGGAATAGATTTGAGATCTGCTGGAAAGTGGGCACTAGGAAAGATCACTGGAAGCATGGGAAATCGGTATCCCATAGTTCGGTTTGGGTAATAGCATAGTTAGGTAACAAAGCATCAAAAATTAGCAAGAAAGAAGACTGTCTTAGAAGCACTAGACATCCTAATGAATGAAAAAGAGTTTCCTCGACTTTGATAATTACTAATATGGAATTGGAAAATAATACGATGATTTCTTTCTTCTTGCAAATTATTTACCGTTCCCATTCCCAATTGTCCCATAATCTAACTTATGAGCATATACTCTTCTATCTACAGACCTGACTTAAGCATTCTCCAGGATACGTTTTTTAGTTTCCAAAACTCAAAGTACCAGAGTCTTCAGCTAAATTCTTTACTCGACAATGAAACATACATGCTAAGTTCTCCCGTTCATACTAGTTTGAAACTTGACATTGGAAATGCAGCAAGCAAACAGGTTTAGGCCCGTGCAACTACATATTCAATATACTTTTACCAAGATGTAGGGCAAGTACTAGATTGACATCAATATCTTTTTCATGCTGCTACATTTTTCTAATAAGGTTTGTGTGGGTGTACTCCGCTGCTTTCTCATAACTTGTTTGTAGACAATGAGGGGTTACAACATAAAAGAACGgtcaagtgagagagagagagagagagcaaccaCTGCATACCCCAGCTCGCATTTGGTTTAACCCACCATTGGCATGAACTAGCAAGTAGCCCCTCGATTGAGAAGGAGCTGAAAAATATCAAATTGAATAAAATGTTAGTGGATCACATGAAGTAAAGCAGGAAAAAAATACAGTACAAAAACCAAAAGATCGACATAATCCTATCGTGCTCCCTTACGCAGAAAATATGAACTGGGAGCGACACAGGGCACAAAATTACGATTTGCCGGAGGCTTCCACAACTTCGCGAACCAAGAATCTGACATCGTGATGCCCACCTGCAAAGTATAGAGAGAGTGAAACCAATTAGAGGAGCCAA
Above is a genomic segment from Musa acuminata AAA Group cultivar baxijiao chromosome BXJ3-4, Cavendish_Baxijiao_AAA, whole genome shotgun sequence containing:
- the LOC135634697 gene encoding O-fucosyltransferase 7-like; the protein is MQRRRSTPAGISTLRWALTCAIGAVAVGALVAVHVFLLPSAAVPDAFKLPKQREIGYRRKANELGWTQEIAHPQLAKLRISTQKVGITMSDSWFAKLWKPPANRNFVPCVAPSSYFLPPSQSRGYLLVHANGGLNQMRAGICDMVAVARLINATLVIPQLDKRSFWQDSSNFSDVFDEEHFIHTLADDVEVVKKLPKELMTAAKAVIHFRSWSGLDYYQDEISHVWDKYQVIKAAKSDSRLANNNLPPDIQKLRCRAFYEALRFAPRIEALGKLLVERMRSYGRYIALHLRYEKDMLAFSGCTYGLSSVESDELARIRENISHWKVKEIDPQEQRAKGYCPLTPKEVGIFLSSLGYPSNTPIYVAAGAIYGGGSHLSDLESRFPILLSKEKLASAEELEPFKDYASQMAALDYIVSVESDVFVPSYLGNMARAVEGHRRFLGHRKTINPNRKDLVQLFDKINRGSLKEGKKLSNIIVEIHKRRQGSPRKRKGPIPGTRGVERFRSEEAFYENPLPDCLCQH